The Erigeron canadensis isolate Cc75 chromosome 4, C_canadensis_v1, whole genome shotgun sequence genome window below encodes:
- the LOC122596734 gene encoding cytochrome b561 and DOMON domain-containing protein At2g04850 → MIPSLFILILLLFLNLHRAFSAHCTTITTTKTFEKCMPLPSQEASIAWTFHRHNSTLELVFSGTFISPSGWVAWGINPNSPEMTGTRALITFPDPNSGQLVLLPYILDPTVKLQKSPLLSRPLDIHLLSSSATLYGGRMATVHNGATIQIFATLKLKPNKTKIHHVWNRGLYVQGYSPTIHPTTINDLSSITTIDVLSGSSASGPKSNIKILKLVHGIMNAISWGVLLPIGAVTARYLRHVQSLGPMWFYVHAGIQLSAFFLGTAGFAIGVHLGQLSPGRVYGLHRKIGFAAFFLGCLQTLALLFRPKTTNKFRKYWKSYHHFVGYACVTLGVVNVFQGFEVMGEGGSYAKLVYCLCLATLTGICVALEVNSWVIFCRKSKEDKLRREGNLRGQEKSCGSEHGDRH, encoded by the coding sequence ATGATTCCTTCTCTATTTATCCTCATTCTCTTACTCTTTCTCAACCTTCATAGAGCTTTTTCAGCCCATTGCaccaccattaccaccaccaaAACCTTTGAAAAATGCATGCCGTTACCCTCACAAGAAGCATCGATAGCATGGACGTTCCATAGGCATAATTCAACTCTCGAGTTGGTCTTTTCAGGTACTTTTATATCACCTTCGGGCTGGGTTGCGTGGGGTATCAACCCAAACTCTCCTGAAATGACTGGAACCCGAGCGTTGATCACATTCCCTGACCCAAACTCTGGCCAGCTCGTGCTACTACCGTATATCTTAGATCCAACGGTAAAATTACAAAAGAGCCCATTGCTATCTCGCCCACTTGACATCCATCTGTTATCTTCTTCTGCTACATTATATGGCGGACGAATGGCTACTGTCCACAATGGTGCTACTATTCAGATATTTGCCACATTAAAACTTAAACCAAACAAGACCAAGATTCATCATGTATGGAATAGAGGCTTATATGTACAAGGCTACTCTCCAACCATCCATCCGACCACCATTAACGACCTTTCCTCAATCACAACCATTGACGTTTTATCAGGCTCATCCGCCTCTGGCCCAaaaagcaacatcaaaattctTAAACTTGTTCATGGCATCATGAATGCTATTTCATGGGGTGTATTGTTGCCTATTGGTGCAGTCACTGCACGTTATCTACGCCATGTACAGTCACTCGGGCCAATGTGGTTTTACGTGCATGCTGGAATTCAACTTTCAGCATTTTTCCTAGGGACTGCAGGTTTTGCCATTGGAGTCCACTTGGGTCAACTGTCTCCAGGTCGGGTGTATGGACTTCATCGTAAGATTGGATTTGCAGCATTCTTTTTGGGCTGCCTTCAAACATTAGCATTGTTGTTTAGGCCCAAGACTACTAATAAATTTAGAAAGTATTGGAAATCATACCACCATTTTGTGGGGTATGCATGTGTAACTTTAGGAGTTGTAAATGTGTTTCAAGGGTTTGAAGTGATGGGAGAAGGGGGGTCTTATGCTAAGTTAGTGTATTGCTTGTGTTTAGCTACTTTGACCGGAATTTGTGTCGCGTTAGAAGTGAATTCTTGGGtgattttttgtagaaaatcaAAGGAAGATAAGTTGAGAAGAGAAGGGAATTTAAGAGGTCAAGAGAAATCTTGTGGATCAGAGCATGGTGATAGACACTAG
- the LOC122596056 gene encoding N-acetyltransferase 9-like protein codes for MGVSLEGSKVILVAYMKEHVLNYHKWMQDPSLLEATGSEPLTLEQEYQMQLSWTQDPLKSTFIILDKDLISGKFIHGDPHVEAMVGDVNVYMNDLEDSHLGEIEIMIAEPKCRGKGLGMESVLMMLVFAIENHKINTFRAKIGFSNEASLNMFKKLGFKEVSHSEIFKEVTLELPVTPEKSKELLQLVGNMVKHS; via the exons atgggGGTGAGCTTAGAAGGTTCAAAAGTGATATTGGTAGCATACATGAAAGAACATGTTTTGAATTACCATAAATGGATGCAAGATCCATCTTTACTTGAAGCCACCGGGTCGGAGCCCCTGACCCTTGAACAAGAGTACCAGATGCAACTTTCTTGGACCCAAGACCCCCTCA AAAGTACTTTTATTATATTGGACAAAGATTTGATTTCTGGGAAATTTATACATGGTGATCCTCATGTTGAAG CCATGGTCGGTGACGTAAATGTATACATGAATGATTTGGAAGATTCTCATCTGGGTGAGATTGAAATTATGATAGCTGAACCTAAATG TCGTGGCAAAGGACTTGGGATGGAATCAGTATTAATGATGTTGGTGTTTGCCATTGAAAACCACAAAATCAACACCTTTCGTGCGAAAATTGGATTCTCAAATGAAGCTTCGTTAAATATGTTCAAGAAACTG GGCTTCAAGGAGGTCTCTCATAGTGAAATCTTCAAAGAG GTTACTTTGGAGCTACCAGTAACACCAGAAAAGAGTAAAGAGCTACTTCAGTTAGTTGGAAATATGGTTAAGCATTCATAG
- the LOC122598244 gene encoding cytochrome b561 and DOMON domain-containing protein At5g35735-like, translating to MGKSFHSTLFILITILTIAYAQNCNTVTFSNNNVFATCVTLPVLNSQLHWNYHPTNASVDVAYRQTGVSNSQWVAWGLNVGGSGMVGAQALVGLISSNGSVQGYTSSVSGYGTGLQPSDLSFDVPRIRAEMVNGDVVIYATLVLPAGRTSFNQVWQVGPVTNGAPGIHQMGNANRNSVGNVDFSTGQTTANSGSVGGSRRRKRNTHGVLNAVSWGVMMPMGAMAARYLKVFKGANPAWFYIHVTCQASAYIVGVAGWATGLKLGSDSTGIRYNTHRNIGIALFVLGTIQAFALLLRPKPDNKYRFYWNIYHHSMGYAVIILSIINVFKGLDILDPEKKWKRAYIGILISLAVNAVIWEAYTWFIVLKRKKEDKRTHVGNGYGQSA from the exons aTGGGCAAATCATTTCACTCAACTTTGTTCATTTTGATAACCATATTAACCATAGCTTATGCACAAAATTGCAACACTGTTACATTCTCAAACAACAATGTGTTTGCAACATGTGTTACTTTACCTGTTTTAAACTCACAACTTCATTGGAACTATCATCCAACAAATGCTAGTGTTGATGTGGCCTACCGACAAACCGGAGTCTCAAACTCACAATGGGTGGCTTGGGGACTTAATGTTGGTGGGTCTGGTATGGTTGGAGCTCAAGCTCTAGTTGGTTTAATAAGCTCCAATGGGTCGGTTCAAGGCTATACTTCATCGGTTAGTGGTTATGGGACTGGTTTGCAGCCTAGTGACTTGAGTTTTGATGTGCCTAGGATCAGGGCTGAGATGGTTAATGGTGATGTGGTGATTTATGCAACTTTGGTGTTGCCTGCTGGGAGGACTAGTTTTAACCAGGTGTGGCAAGTGGGTCCTGTTACCAATGGAGCTCCAGGGATCCATCAGATGGGTAATGCTAATAGGAATTCAGTTGGGAATGTGGACTTTTCTACTGGCCAAACCACGGCTAACAGTGGTAGCGTTGGTGGTTCACGGCGGCGCAAGAGAAAT ACTCATGGAGTGCTGAATGCTGTGAGTTGGGGAGTAATGATGCCGATGGGAGCCATGGCTGCAAGATATCTAAAGGTGTTCAAGGGAGCTAACCCAGCCTGGTTTTACATCCATGTTACTTGCCAAGCTTCAGCCTATATTGTTGGTGTAGCAGGATGGGCCACTGGACTCAAACTAGGAAGCGACTCCACCGGTATCAGATATAATACTCACCGCAACATCGGAATTGCTCTATTTGTCCTTGGGACTATTCAG GCGTTCGCTCTGCTCCTGAGACCAAAACCAGACAACAAATACAGATTTTACTGGAACATTTACCACCACAGCATGGGATACGCTGTCATCATCCTGAGTATCATCAATGTATTCAAGGGGTTAGATATCTTGGACCCTGAGAAGAAGTGGAAGAGGGCCTACATCGGAATACTTATCTCTTTGGCAGTCAATGCCGTTATTTGGGAAGCTTACACATGGTTCATTGTTttgaaaaggaagaaagaagacAAAAGAACACATGTGGGCAATGGCTACGGCCAATCGGCATAG
- the LOC122598168 gene encoding putative MO25-like protein At5g47540 gives MPMKGLFKSKPRSPVDLVHHLRSLLPFAAPNPSIRKSKRDEKIGELSKVIFEIRTLLYGDERSEPAADACVKLTQEFFKEDTFRMLIASLPDLDPGTRQDVTHVITNLQNQRVNGRFVASEYLEKNADILAMLIPGCDDSELAISYGAILRECLRHQVAAKYILDSDHFKKFFRYIQDPSFEIASDAASTFKDLLTRHKSTVADFLSKNYDWFFKEYNTLLESSNYITRRNAVMLLGSMLLDRSNASVMVRYVCSLDNMRILMNLLRDSNKTIQVEAFHVFKLFPANQQKPPEIVNVLVANRSKLIRFFSDFSFEKANEQFESDKAEVVKEIATLELKGQPCSTLKQCEEISC, from the exons ATGCCAATGAAGGGGCTTTTCAAATCAAAGCCTCGGTCGCCCGTCGACCTCGTCCACCATCTCCGTTCTCTCCTTCCTTTCGCCGCTCCCAATCCCTCCATCCGTAAATCCAAACGCGATGAAAag ATTGGTGAATTAAGTAAAGTGATTTTTGAAATACGAACATTACTTTATGGAGATGAACGGTCAGAACCAGCAGCAGACGCTTGTGTAAAGTTGACACAAGAGTTTTTCAAAGAAGACACCTTCCGCATGTTAATTGCTTCCCTCCCTGATTTGGACCCTGGG ACACGTCAAGATGTTACAcatgtcatcacaaatttgCAGAACCAACGAGTAAATGGACGATTCGTTGCCTCTGAATACCTGGAGAAAAATGCAGACATTCTGGCTATGCTGATACCTGG TTGTGATGACTCGGAGCTTGCTATATCATATGGTGCAATTTTAAGAGAATGTCTTCGGCATCAAGTTGCTGCAAA GTATATCCTGGACTCAGATCACTTTAAAAAGTTCTTCAGGTACATACAAGATCCAAGTTTTGAAATAGCATCAGACGCAGCATCAACTTTTAAG GACCTATTGACCAGGCACAAGTCAACTGTTGCTGattttctttccaaaaattATGACTGG TTCTTCAAGGAGTACAATACATTGCTGGAATCTTCCAACTACATTACCAGAAGGAATGCTGTAATG CTGTTGGGATCAATGTTACTGGATCGCTCAAATGCCTCTGTGATGGTTCGATATGTGTGCTCATTGGACAACATGAGGATTCTCATGAATCTTCTTAGG GACTCGAATAAGACCATACAGGTAGAAGCTTTCCATGTGTTTAAG CTTTTCCCTGCTAACCAGCAAAAGCCTCCAGAGATAGTGAATGTGCTAGTTGCAAATAGGAGCAAACTCATTCGGTTTTTTAGTGACTTCAGTTTTGAAAAAG CCAATGAGCAATTTGAATCCGACAAAGCTGAAGTGGTGAAGGAAATTGCCACCCTTGAGCTGAAGGGTCAACCATGCTCGACTTTGAAGCAATGCGAAGAAATTTCATGCTAA
- the LOC122595244 gene encoding threonine--tRNA ligase, chloroplastic/mitochondrial 2 isoform X1, producing the protein MFVLHKMASSSTFSHPLFTSSLRLPTNPSSLSSLFINPIPKHSKFQSFYLFNKPHHRFSSSPASAVATDPSTAVAANDKKISDEGIKEIEKVVLPTNESSQTLLRIRHTCAHVMAMAVQKVFPEAKVTIGPWIEHGFYYDFDIEPLTDKDLKKIKKEMDRIIGRNLPLVREEVTREEAQKRITAINEPYKMEILDSIKSEPITIYHIGNEWWDLCAGPHVETTGNINRRAVQLESVAGAYWRGDVNKPMLQRIYGTAWENEEQLKAYLHFKEEAKRRDHRRLGQDLDLFSIQDDAGGGLVFWHPKGAVVRHIIEDLWKKIHSERGYDLLYTPHVAKADLWSVSGHLDFYRENMYDQMKIEEELYQLRPMNCPYHILIYKRKPHSYRDFPIRVAELGTVYRYELSGSLHGLFRVRGFTQDDAHIFCLEDQIRDEIKGVLDLTEQMLLQFGFDKYEVNLSTKPEKAVGDDDIWVKATGALKDALNDKGWTYEIDEGGGAFYGPKIDLKIEDALGRKWQCSTIQVDFNLPQRFDITYIDSNSERKRPIMIHRAVLGSLERFFGVLIEHYAGDFPLWLSPIQARILPVTDTQLDYCKDLTEKMKVSGIRAELCTGERLPKLIRNAEKQKIPLMAVVGPKEVETQSVTVRSRFGGELGTMDVHDFIGKIKDAVHNRTFV; encoded by the exons ATGTTTGTCCTACACAAAATGGCTTCATCTTCAACATTTTCTCACCCACTCTTCACTTCATCTCTAAGATTACCCACAAACCCATCTTCACTTTCTTCCCTTTTCATAAACCCCATTCCCAAACACtcaaagtttcaatctttttatctttttaacaaACCCCATCACCGCTTTTCATCATCTCCGGCCTCCGCCGTCGCCACTGACCCATCTACCGCCGTCGCCGCCAATGACAAGAAAATTTCCGATGAAGGTATTAAAGAGATTGAAAAAGTTGTGCTTCCCACTAATGAATCATCACAAACGCTCCTTAGAATTCGTCACACT TGTGCTCATGTTATGGCAATGGCAGTTCAAAAAGTCTTTCCGGAGGCTAAAGTAACGATTGGTCCATGGATCGAGCATGGGTTTTACTATGATTTTGATATAGAGCCTTTGACGGATAAAGACCtaaagaagataaaaaaagaGATG GATCGTATCATTGGTCGAAATTTACCTCTAGTTAGAGAAGAAGTGACAAGAGAAGAAGCTCAGAAAAGAATAACCGCCATTAATGAACCCTACAAAATGGAGATCTTGGATAGTATTAAGTCAGAGCCTATTACCATATATCATATTG GTAATGAATGGTGGGATCTCTGCGCTGGTCCTCATGTTGAAACTACTGGAAATATTAATAGACGAGCTGTACAACTTGAATCTGTTGCGGGTGCTTACTGGAGAGGAGACGTAAATAAACCAATGCTTCAAAGAATTTATGGCACAGCATGGGAGAATGAAGAACAGCTGAAAGCATATTTACATTTCAAAGAAGAGGCCAAACGTCGTGATCACAGGCGTCTTGGCCAAGATCTTGATCTCTTTTCTATACAG GATGATGCTGGTGGAGGGCTAGTGTTTTGGCATCCTAAAGGTGCTGTAGTGAGGCACATAATTGAAGATTTGTGGAAGAAGATTCACTCTGAACGTGGTTATGATCTTTTGTATACTCCACATGTAGCAAAAGCAGATCTTTGGAGTGTTAGTGGTCATTTGGATTTTTACAGAGAGAACATGTATGACCAGATGAAGATTGAGGAAGAACTTTATCAGCTTCGTCCGATGAACTGCCcatatcatattttaatttacaaaCGAAAGCCTCACTCTTATCGTGATTTTCCAATTCGGGTTGCAGAGCTAGGAACGGTTTATAGATACGAGTTATCAGGAAGTTTGCATGGGCTTTTCCGCGTTAGGGGTTTTACTCAG GATGATGCACATATATTTTGCTTAGAGGATCAAATTAGAGATGAAATCAAGGGTGTCCTGGATCTTACAGAGCAAATGTTGCTCCAATTTGGATTTGATAAGTATGAAGTCAATCTTTCAACTAAGCCCGAGAAAGCAGTTGGGGATGATGATATATGGGTCAAAGCAACAGGTGCGTTGAAGGATGCCTTGAATGATAAAGGATGGACTTATGAAATTGATGAAGGTGGTGGCGCCTTTTATGGCCCAAAGATTGATCTCAAGATTGAGGATGCCCTCGGCAGGAAGTGGCAATGTTCCACCATACAG GTTGACTTTAACTTACCTCAACGTTTTGACATCACATATATTGATTCAAACTCGGAAAGGAAGAGGCCAATTATGATTCACAGAGCGGTTCTTGGATCTTTGGAGCGTTTTTTCGGAGTTCTTATAGAGCATTATGCTGGAGATTTCCCTTTATGGCTCTCTCCTATTCAAGCTCGAATTCTACCAGTCACTGACACACAG CTCGATTACTGCAAAGATCTTACCGAGAAGATGAAAGTCAGTGGTATACGAGCCGAGTTGTGCACAGGTGAGAGACTGCCCAAGCTCATTAGAAACGCAGAGAAGCAAAAGATACCATTAATGGCTGTTGTGGGACCTAAGGAAGTTGAAACGCAGAGTGTTACAGTTAGGTCTAGATTTGGTGGGGAGTTAGGAACTATGGATGTTCACGATTTTATTGGAAAGATCAAGGATGCTGTTCACAATCGAACCTTTGTTTGA
- the LOC122595244 gene encoding threonine--tRNA ligase, chloroplastic/mitochondrial 2 isoform X2, with protein MEILDSIKSEPITIYHIGNEWWDLCAGPHVETTGNINRRAVQLESVAGAYWRGDVNKPMLQRIYGTAWENEEQLKAYLHFKEEAKRRDHRRLGQDLDLFSIQDDAGGGLVFWHPKGAVVRHIIEDLWKKIHSERGYDLLYTPHVAKADLWSVSGHLDFYRENMYDQMKIEEELYQLRPMNCPYHILIYKRKPHSYRDFPIRVAELGTVYRYELSGSLHGLFRVRGFTQDDAHIFCLEDQIRDEIKGVLDLTEQMLLQFGFDKYEVNLSTKPEKAVGDDDIWVKATGALKDALNDKGWTYEIDEGGGAFYGPKIDLKIEDALGRKWQCSTIQVDFNLPQRFDITYIDSNSERKRPIMIHRAVLGSLERFFGVLIEHYAGDFPLWLSPIQARILPVTDTQLDYCKDLTEKMKVSGIRAELCTGERLPKLIRNAEKQKIPLMAVVGPKEVETQSVTVRSRFGGELGTMDVHDFIGKIKDAVHNRTFV; from the exons ATGGAGATCTTGGATAGTATTAAGTCAGAGCCTATTACCATATATCATATTG GTAATGAATGGTGGGATCTCTGCGCTGGTCCTCATGTTGAAACTACTGGAAATATTAATAGACGAGCTGTACAACTTGAATCTGTTGCGGGTGCTTACTGGAGAGGAGACGTAAATAAACCAATGCTTCAAAGAATTTATGGCACAGCATGGGAGAATGAAGAACAGCTGAAAGCATATTTACATTTCAAAGAAGAGGCCAAACGTCGTGATCACAGGCGTCTTGGCCAAGATCTTGATCTCTTTTCTATACAG GATGATGCTGGTGGAGGGCTAGTGTTTTGGCATCCTAAAGGTGCTGTAGTGAGGCACATAATTGAAGATTTGTGGAAGAAGATTCACTCTGAACGTGGTTATGATCTTTTGTATACTCCACATGTAGCAAAAGCAGATCTTTGGAGTGTTAGTGGTCATTTGGATTTTTACAGAGAGAACATGTATGACCAGATGAAGATTGAGGAAGAACTTTATCAGCTTCGTCCGATGAACTGCCcatatcatattttaatttacaaaCGAAAGCCTCACTCTTATCGTGATTTTCCAATTCGGGTTGCAGAGCTAGGAACGGTTTATAGATACGAGTTATCAGGAAGTTTGCATGGGCTTTTCCGCGTTAGGGGTTTTACTCAG GATGATGCACATATATTTTGCTTAGAGGATCAAATTAGAGATGAAATCAAGGGTGTCCTGGATCTTACAGAGCAAATGTTGCTCCAATTTGGATTTGATAAGTATGAAGTCAATCTTTCAACTAAGCCCGAGAAAGCAGTTGGGGATGATGATATATGGGTCAAAGCAACAGGTGCGTTGAAGGATGCCTTGAATGATAAAGGATGGACTTATGAAATTGATGAAGGTGGTGGCGCCTTTTATGGCCCAAAGATTGATCTCAAGATTGAGGATGCCCTCGGCAGGAAGTGGCAATGTTCCACCATACAG GTTGACTTTAACTTACCTCAACGTTTTGACATCACATATATTGATTCAAACTCGGAAAGGAAGAGGCCAATTATGATTCACAGAGCGGTTCTTGGATCTTTGGAGCGTTTTTTCGGAGTTCTTATAGAGCATTATGCTGGAGATTTCCCTTTATGGCTCTCTCCTATTCAAGCTCGAATTCTACCAGTCACTGACACACAG CTCGATTACTGCAAAGATCTTACCGAGAAGATGAAAGTCAGTGGTATACGAGCCGAGTTGTGCACAGGTGAGAGACTGCCCAAGCTCATTAGAAACGCAGAGAAGCAAAAGATACCATTAATGGCTGTTGTGGGACCTAAGGAAGTTGAAACGCAGAGTGTTACAGTTAGGTCTAGATTTGGTGGGGAGTTAGGAACTATGGATGTTCACGATTTTATTGGAAAGATCAAGGATGCTGTTCACAATCGAACCTTTGTTTGA
- the LOC122598507 gene encoding (E)-beta-ocimene synthase, chloroplastic-like translates to MEISFRSGYTYGYFLMNHGGFGKDAIESSLEKCRDLYKWSSMLFRLYNDLAISSDEIDKGGNANAILCYKHQYGVCEEVARGYIKTLVDETWRKLIEARIIACSTEEDFEDSLTDMAINLARISNCVFEYGDGIKEPDEARAMDQILSIIIEPIN, encoded by the exons ATGGAGATCAGCTTCAGGAGTGGTTATACTTATGGCTACTTTTTAATGAATCATGGCGGTTTCGGAAAAGATGCAATTGAATCGTCCTTGGAAAAGTGTCGTGATCTTTATAAATGGTCATCAATGCTTTTTCGACTCTACAATGATTTGGCTATTTCATCG gATGAGATAGACAAAGGTGGAAATGCGAATGCAATATTATGTTACAAGCATCAATATGGTGTTTGTGAGGAAGTTGCGCGCGGATATATAAAAACTCTAGTTGACGAAACATGGAGGAAACTGATCGAAGCACGAATAATTGCTTGTTCTACTGAAGAAGATTTCGAAGATTCATTGACCGATATGGCGATTAACCTTGCTAGAATTTCAAACTGTGTTTTTGAATATGGAGACGGCATTAAAGAACCAGATGAGGCTAGAGCCATGGATCAGATATTGTCCATCATTATTGAGCCGATTAATTAG